From the genome of Impatiens glandulifera chromosome 9, dImpGla2.1, whole genome shotgun sequence, one region includes:
- the LOC124913911 gene encoding tubby-like F-box protein 2 produces MSFKSIVNELVEMLEVIGSLSRGWTKGKHWRRRRTLSHIVPDIIPSETIKQGKWANLPPELLFDIIRRVEESEVSWPARNAVVFCASVCKSWRDITKEIVKTPEQCGRLTFPISLKQPGPSDSPIQCFIKRDRATAVYRLYYGLTPSENENDKLLLAAKKIRRGVRSEFIISLVADDFSRASNTYVGKLRSNFLCSKFTIYDSQPADSNEVQQNSRSSGRFHSKRVTPTPSLPACNYRIATLNYELNILRTRGPRRIQCNMLSILPEENGKPLILKNKLPRWHEQLQCWCLNFKGRVTVASVKNFQLAAEPSDKISVSDQERVILQFGKIGKDIFTMDYQYPLSAFQAFAICLSSFDTKPICE; encoded by the exons ATGTCCTTCAAATCCATAGTAAATGAACTGGTGGAAATGTTGGAAGTGATTGGAAGTTTATCAAGGGGATGGACAAAGGGCAAGCATTGGCGAAGAAGACGGACTTTATCGCATATAGTTCCCGATATAATCCCATCTGAAACCATCAAACAAGGGAAATGGGCAAATTTGCCACCTGAACTTCTTTTCGATATAATCCGTAGAGTTGAAGAGAGTGAAGTTTCATGGCCTGCAAGGAATGCAGTTGTCTTTTGTGCTTCAGTTTGCAAGTCATGGAGGGATATCACAAAGGAGATTGTCAAGACACCTGAGCAATGTGGGAGACTCACCTTTCCTATTTCATTGAAACAG CCTGGACCAAGCGATTCTCCAATTCAATGCTTTATTAAAAGAGATCGAGCAACTGCAGTTTATCGTCTGTATTATGGTCTTACCCCTT CTGAGAATGAAAACGACAAACTATTGTTGgctgctaagaagattagaAGGGGAGTTAGATCAGAGTTCATAATATCTTTGGTTGCTGATGACTTTTCCAGAGCCAGCAATACATATGTTGGAAAACTTAGGTCTAATTTCCTGTGCTCCAAATTCACCATTTACGACAGCCAACCTGCAGATTCCAATGAAGTTCAACAAAATAGTAGATCGAGTGGCAGATTCCATTCTAAGCGTGTAACTCCAACTCCAAGTTTACCTGCGTGTAACTACAGAATTGCCACTTTAAATTATGAGCTGAATATCTTGAGGACAAGAGGCCCTAGGAGAATTCAATGCAACATGTTATCCATACTCCCTGAGGAGAATGGAAAACCATTGATTCTTAAGAACAAGCTTCCCAGATGGCACGAACAGTTACAGTGCTGGTGCTTAAATTTCAAGGGTCGTGTAACTGTTGCCTCTGTCAAGAATTTCCAGTTGGCTGCAGAACCGTCTGACAAAATTTCGGTATCGGATCAAGAGAGAGTGATCTTACAGTTTGGAAAGATAGGGAAGGACATTTTCACTATGGATTATCAATACCCCCTTTCGGCTTTCCAAGCGTTTGCCATCTGCTTGAGCAGCTTCGACACAAAACCCATCTGCGAATGA
- the LOC124913910 gene encoding U-box domain-containing protein 45-like: MGADQNCDEDKITTTNSRSIKVHRSICSSLIKVVERISTILPQIEETRPGSSSGIQSLCSLKNELDKANSLFNYCSDSSKLYLALTGDVILQRFTRIRNLLNQSLNQIQYIVPVQLATEISVIISDLKRVRIVLNLCEEEAGKTVKEFLKKGLISSSESDVKEAIDVMRFAASRLSIVSEKELMIEKRSIRKLIDKVSADQSTKMNILVYLLNLLKDHGQTIVTDLTDNYVPNDDSNENFSFTQEYGSFNVDSSLSCTSLASLRGCFNNLALVPGDMSSVSLNDNYSNHFHPETVDESKNNLLVENLDSLPWELQCSAVEDLEKQMQHNRSTDDIVDPLIKFVKDAFGFQDSRALKIGCRLLSTCFKTFKRSSSNFQAYELLASLLDSGATEEALSIVESLSCHEDCKYTIASSTVFSSVLKLLVESDSRQIQKSAILILKNLSSNKDTHSFIDSSNLIPTLNRLFEGDMDLAANIITVYDNFFQTEEGFTAVVAETDGFISQIAKLLEFESSEVQEHAVSVLHTLCKRKGQSCQLAKNEDIIPSLVIISANSNERVKEMAMVVLQGFQDDAEVQVVHEEQPQPQQHIERSCEKQFIEKKSSCKRTVLGMRIPLFSKRPSSLARK, translated from the exons ATGGGGGCTGATCAAAACTGTGATGAAGATAAGATTACTACAACAAATTCTCGTTCCATAAAGGTTCATCGATCTATCTGTTCTTCGCTGATTAAAGTTGTTGAAAGAATTTCAACAATACTTCCACAGATTGAAGAAACTCGACCAGGCTCTTCATCTGGGATTCAATCTCTTTGTTCTTTGAAGAATGAACTAGATAAAGCCAATTCATTGTTTAACTATTGTTCAGATTCTAGTAAACTATACTTG GCTTTAACCGGGGATGTAATACTGCAAAGATTTACAAGAATCAGAAACTTATTGAATCAAAGTTTAAACCAGATTCAGTATATAGTTCCAGTTCAGTTAGCTACTGAG ATATCAGTTATAATCTCTGATCTCAAGAGGGTGAGAATCGTCTTGAATTTGTGTGAAGAGGAGGCTGGTAAAACGGTGAAAGAGTTCCTGAAGAAAGGATTAATATCATCATCTGAATCAGATGTAAAGGAAGCCATTGATGTGATGAGATTCGCAGCTTCAAGGCTGAGTATTGTATCGGAAAAAGAGTTGATGATCGAGAAACGTTCAATAAGGAAGCTTATTGATAAAGTTAGTGCAGACCAGTCAACTAAAATGAACATCTTAGTATATCTATTGAACCTGCTTAAGGATCATGGTCAAACGATTGTAACGGATCTAACAGACAACTACGTGCCAAACGATGATAGTAATGAAAACTTCTCGTTTACACAGGAATATGGATCGTTTAATGTCGACTCTTCTTTGTCTTGCACATCTCTTGCCAGCTTGAGAGGTTGCTTCAACAATTTAGCTCTTGTTCCTGGAGATATGAGTAGTGTGTCGCTAAACgataattattcaaatcattttcACCCGGAAACTGTGGATGAATCGAAAAACAATCTGCTTGTAGAAAACCTAGATTCACTTCCTTGGGAATTACAGTGTTCTGCTGTAGAAGATCTCGAGAAACAAATGCAACACAATCGTTCAACAGATGATATCGTCGATCCTCTTATTAAATTCGTGAAGGATGCATTTGGTTTCCAGGATTCGAGGGCACTGAAAATCGGTTGCAGGCTGTTATCAACATGTTTCAAGACATTCAA AAGGAGTTCGTCGAATTTCCAGGCGTATGAACTTTTGGCATCGCTTCTGGATTCTGGAGCGACGGAAGAGGCCTTGTCTATAGTAGAATCATTATCGTGTCATGAAGATTGCAAGTATACAATAGCATCATCAACTGTATTTTCTTCGGTTCTGAAATTGCTGGTGGAATCAGATTCCAGACAAATTCAGAAATCAGCAATCCTGATATTAAAGAATTTGTCGTCGAACAAAGATACTCATTCCTTCATCGACTCTTCTAATCTCATCCCAACGTTAAATCGTTTATTCGAAGGAGACATGGATCTTGCAGCAAATATAATAACTGTGTATGACAATTTCTTCCAAACAGAAGAAGGATTCACAGCTGTTGTTGCTGAAACAGATGGATTCATCAGTCAGATCGCTAAGCTACTCGAGTTTGAAAGCAGTGAGGTCCAAGAACATGCAGTTTCTGTCCTCCATACTCTCTGCAAACGGAAAGGTCAAAGTTGTCAATTGGCGAAGAACGAAGACATTATTCCTTCCTTGGTCATCATATCAGCTAACAGCAATGAGAGAGTGAAAGAGATGGCGATGGTGGTGCTCCAGGGGTTCCAAGATGATGCCGAAGTCCAAGTCGTCCACGAAGAACAACCACAACCACAACAACATATTGAGAGAAGCTGTGAAAAGCAATTCATTGAAAAGAAATCATCTTGCAAAAGAACAGTTCTTGGTATGAGAATACCCTTGTTCTCGAAACGGCCAAGCTCTTTAGCTCGAAAATGA